Proteins from a genomic interval of Rhipicephalus microplus isolate Deutch F79 chromosome 6, USDA_Rmic, whole genome shotgun sequence:
- the LOC119167412 gene encoding maleylacetoacetate isomerase isoform X1 — MAALKPVLYSYFRSSCAYRVRIALAWKNVDYEYKAVNLIKDGGEQHSAEYMKVNPMEQVPALVHNGETFTQSLAIIEYLEEKFPEPRLLPRDPAQRAKVRAIAEIIASGIQPLQNLNVLLRLDESKRTEWAVNFITKGFKALEATVSKTAGKYCVGDEVTIADACLVPQVYNANRFKIDMSQFPTLSRVSTALESLPAFKAAHPSCQPDTPPELREAN; from the exons ATGGCTGCACTGAAG CCGGTCCTCTACTCCTATTTCAGGAGCTCATGTGCCTACAGAGTTCGCATCG CCCTGGCATGGAAAAACGTTGACTACGAGTACAAAGCCGTCAACCTTATCAAGGATGGTGGCGAGCAG CACTCTGCAGAATATATGAAGGTGAACCCCATGGAGCAAGTGCCAGCCCTGGTTCACAATGGCGAGACATTCACGCAGTCT CTGGCCATCATTGAGTACCTCGAGGAGAAGTTCCCCGAGCCAAGGCTGCTACCCAGAGACCCAGCACAACGGGCTAAG GTGCGAGCAATAGCCGAAATAATTGCATCCGGGATTCAGCCTCTGCAAAATCTCAACGTTCTGCTACGACTGGACGAGTCCAAGAGGACTGAGTGGGCCGTCAACTTTATCACCAAAGGCTTCAAGG CTCTTGAAGCCACTGTTTCCAAGACAGCCGGCAAGTACTGCGTTGGAGACGAAGTGACCATCGCGGACGCTTGCCTTGTGCCCCAGGTGTACAATGCGAACCGATTCAAGATCGACATGAGCCAGTTTCCAACGCTGTCCCGAGTCAGCACTGCCCTGGAGAGCCTGCCCGCTTTCAAGGCGGCCCATCCATCTTGTCAACCAGACACGCCTCCGGAATTGCGAGAAGCGAACTAA
- the LOC119167412 gene encoding maleylacetoacetate isomerase isoform X2, whose amino-acid sequence MTSKPVLYSYFRSSCAYRVRIALAWKNVDYEYKAVNLIKDGGEQHSAEYMKVNPMEQVPALVHNGETFTQSLAIIEYLEEKFPEPRLLPRDPAQRAKVRAIAEIIASGIQPLQNLNVLLRLDESKRTEWAVNFITKGFKALEATVSKTAGKYCVGDEVTIADACLVPQVYNANRFKIDMSQFPTLSRVSTALESLPAFKAAHPSCQPDTPPELREAN is encoded by the exons ATGACTTCAAAG CCGGTCCTCTACTCCTATTTCAGGAGCTCATGTGCCTACAGAGTTCGCATCG CCCTGGCATGGAAAAACGTTGACTACGAGTACAAAGCCGTCAACCTTATCAAGGATGGTGGCGAGCAG CACTCTGCAGAATATATGAAGGTGAACCCCATGGAGCAAGTGCCAGCCCTGGTTCACAATGGCGAGACATTCACGCAGTCT CTGGCCATCATTGAGTACCTCGAGGAGAAGTTCCCCGAGCCAAGGCTGCTACCCAGAGACCCAGCACAACGGGCTAAG GTGCGAGCAATAGCCGAAATAATTGCATCCGGGATTCAGCCTCTGCAAAATCTCAACGTTCTGCTACGACTGGACGAGTCCAAGAGGACTGAGTGGGCCGTCAACTTTATCACCAAAGGCTTCAAGG CTCTTGAAGCCACTGTTTCCAAGACAGCCGGCAAGTACTGCGTTGGAGACGAAGTGACCATCGCGGACGCTTGCCTTGTGCCCCAGGTGTACAATGCGAACCGATTCAAGATCGACATGAGCCAGTTTCCAACGCTGTCCCGAGTCAGCACTGCCCTGGAGAGCCTGCCCGCTTTCAAGGCGGCCCATCCATCTTGTCAACCAGACACGCCTCCGGAATTGCGAGAAGCGAACTAA